Below is a genomic region from Brassica rapa cultivar Chiifu-401-42 chromosome A08, CAAS_Brap_v3.01, whole genome shotgun sequence.
CGGAGGAGCGCCATGGATGCCGTCTCTTGGACTAGGTGACAGAGGTCCTCAGTGGTGCGTTTCCAACCACCTTACACTCAGAGACTGAGCGGAGAAGCTCTACAAATACCTTGGGCCTAACCGATAGAGCCATAGAGGAGACCGACTGGAGCGAGACGATGATGCAGGAGCGTGATGGTAGCGACCCTTCAGAGGCTCCGGCGGGTCTCGGATCTCAGATCTGACCCAGATCCGAGCGCAGACGGCGACTACAGGGAGATCCAAGGCGTCCAAGGGTCCTACTACTCTTCTCGCCTCGCCAGTGTTCCCGAGAAATAAAGACGTCTTTGATTTCTAACAGATCCGGTGGAAGAGCTCCATCAGAACTAGAAGCACCGTGCAAAGAGGAGAGAAAGAAGGGAGAACAGCTTGGATGTGAGACGAGAAGAACGTCGAGCCCACCACCCGCAGTGACCGGAGATAGGGAATCACCGACCACCGCGAGAGAGATCAGAATTTGTGATGGCGCTAGGGTTAGGGGAAGCAAAGGGAAGAGACTCTCGAGAGAAATTTCTCTCACCTCTCTCTTGTTTTCGGTTCCCTAAAGTGAAAGATTTATACTAACGATAGAAGATCGTTTATAatcaatattcttttttttttttataatcaataTTCATATTCTCCTAAATCCTAAGTACAAGGATTACTACTTATCCTAAAGAATAATAATAGAAAATCCAACTAACGAATAAAATAGGAAACACGTAAAACATTTTTACGAAGTCATAACCATAACGTAACGCTGCATCATATAGGGTGCAACTGGATTACAAGTTTTTGGAATGAAATTGTTTGGAATGGCCTATTCCTGCagattccaaattttttttaccatttgaaAACAAATCTCATTCCAATTATTCCTTATGGAATGTCTGGAAAAAAATGGAATGTAGTTATAAAACATTCATGGATAAAAAAGCTCATGAATAAGTGGAATGAGTGGAAtggaattcaatttttttttattccataACTTCTCTTATTCCATTCATCTACgttccatttttttaatttcattcatTCATGATATTCTATAAATTGATAACCAGTTACAGCCATATTCATTTCCGCACTTGATAAATTGTTAGTGTGATAGATATATGAGGATCCCAGGCACCACTAATTTACCAGTTCCTAAATTTTATCGAGTTTTCAAGTATAGAGAAGAGAAGCATGGGTTGTTCGTTAGTTTAATGGTAATTAATATTTAGAAACTTAATTTAGAACTAATGTGGTTGATgttatttatcttgtttcaaCATTGGATTAAGAGAACTGTTTTGGTAGCTTAAACTCGTATGTCATATGAACTTGAAACAGCACATTAAACTTTCTTGATTTGATGTGACGAAACATCTTGTCTGTTTTACCGCAACGTATCCAAATATTCCTTATGGTCTAACTCACAAAACGACATCATCCTCAAAGAAGGGACCCACAAACAACATGACCAAAATCAAGCGGGTGGGATGATTAAACGGATGACACCAGTCTTGCAGATTATTTTGATCTGACGAATAGGAATGTCAATAGGATTGGAGAGCATAGCCACTTCACCAGAGTAGAACCGGCCACCTGAGTCGTGACTAACGGCAGGAGCGTCACCAGTCACCATCACCATCCCACTCTTGACGGAGACTGTGAATCTCTCTTTGGGAACGCCTGGCATGTCTACACGAACGTAGAGGCATCCGTTTTGGAGCTGCTTCGACTCATAAGACATCAAAGATCCTTGCTTCACCCATGGGTGTGGCTGCAGTACCCGACCCGTCAACACCGAATCTGCTCTTCCACACAAAACAACAaattaaatgttatatattcCCTTTACAACAACCAATTAAAGTCCACGTAAGCATTTGGATACCATGTGGATCCGTGCCATAAGTAACTTTGTGAGAACCAGTCCAAGCGTGATCTTTGACCACAACtagaaataaaacaaacaatatagaGTTAATTAGTCAagaaaaacagaaaagataaatcaagattgaatctttttgaaagaaaaaaaaagagaatgaaTAAAACAATACCTTGTTCGGAATCTGGGACACCAAGAAAAgctgtatatataaaaaaactttaatatcagacaaataaaacaaatattcatataaatttaaataaacaaagaagaaaaaacagagTAAAAGAAAATGTGGGGTTTGATATGATATTACGTGGGCGTTGAGTTGCGATTTGAGTCTTGGAGAGGAGAAGGCGAAGAACACCATCGGACATGTGTGCTGCTACGGCTGAAATTT
It encodes:
- the LOC103847694 gene encoding putative 57 kDa heat shock protein isoform X2, which gives rise to MVVPLSAIPPSRDGFYAINNQFLANGPKGFQELKTLENEDMFIRVDFPGVPEDAMKVVVDDTKKAVTVFALAPKEHKHDSSPRNYIYTTGLVCKCCEISAVAAHMSDGVLRLLLSKTQIATQRPLVVKDHAWTGSHKVTYGTDPHDSVLTGRVLQPHPWVKQGSLMSYESKQLQNGCLYVRVDMPGVPKERFTVSVKSGMVMVTGDAPAVSHDSGGRFYSGEVAMLSNPIDIPIRQIKIICKTGVIRLIIPPA
- the LOC103847694 gene encoding putative 57 kDa heat shock protein isoform X1 encodes the protein MVVPLSAIPPSRDGFYAINNQFLANGPKGFQELKTLENEDMFIRVDFPGVPEDAMKVVVDDTKKAVTVFALAPKEHKHDSSPRNYIYTTGLVCKCCEISAVAAHMSDGVLRLLLSKTQIATQRPPFLGVPDSEQVVVKDHAWTGSHKVTYGTDPHDSVLTGRVLQPHPWVKQGSLMSYESKQLQNGCLYVRVDMPGVPKERFTVSVKSGMVMVTGDAPAVSHDSGGRFYSGEVAMLSNPIDIPIRQIKIICKTGVIRLIIPPA